DNA sequence from the Anguilla anguilla isolate fAngAng1 chromosome 4, fAngAng1.pri, whole genome shotgun sequence genome:
TGGATGCAAGGCACAATGAGAGAAAGTctactttaaaaatatgatacatttcaacataaattctgattaaaaagtatatattatttgattttaatgcaAATGATACACAATGTTACTTGTTGACATTCATTGAACAAAGTTTTTCATAAATTAGACCTAAGTTAGAGTATATTTTTGGGTTCTCAGGGGACCCCCCCCCATGGCTGTTCATATGGGTGTGCCACACCCATGTCACCCCCGCTAATTCCGCTCCTGCTCATTGTCACTCAAGTAGTGATGGCACTGAGAACTATAAGGAGTTCTGTGACTCCTTCTATGAGGAGTTCTGTGGAACTCGTTACTCTGCTTTCTCCTTCCCTGGCTCCTCCATTGCCACAGGCTCTTTCAGGGTAGGGCCAGTATGAGTGACAGGGGCAGAGActgctgtgggaggaggggcaggggcaggggctgggATGGGGTCAGGATCAGCCAGCAAGGCCAGCCTCCTCTCACGTTCCTTGATCAGCTGCACGCCGCAGTATGTGACAAACAGCACAGATAGTGTGGAAACAGGGAAGCCTGTAGGTGGCGACAAAGTCGTATGTTCACATTACACAATGTGTGACCTATGAGTTTCACAATGCCCTATGGTTCAAAAAGGacctgaaataattttttgaaaaatcaaaaACTAGCAATAAGACATCAAAAACCGAGCAAGAAATTAACTCTATTTCGTATGACTACTGCATAATTGTTGAATTACTGACTCTAATTACAAatccagaaaaagaaaacaacaaattgtTTCCATTTCTATAAATGAAATGACATATTACTTTCTGCCATTTGACCAAGAAGAAGTGATGCATTCTACAGGGATGGAGACAAAAAAAGCCATGAAACTCAGGCATTGAtacaccatttaaaatatgcttCATGTATGATACATAAATGGtgatataaaacatttaaatcaaaactagtttaaaatgaaaatacaaaatttatcACAGCTGATTTTCAGCTAATGAAAGAACTCAAAACTATAGATTGCTTTCACCACTGTTTACTTAATATAGTTGACATAAAACGTaacgtgtttgtatgtgactTGAATTATATTTCCGCTTGTTTCGCATGGATGTTAATGAAGCCACACTAGATTTGGcatatattaatatttgaaGGGAATTAATTACTCTCAGATGAAGTGTGTGATCAATGATTCAGGCGAATTAATACATGAGCTATGAGTACAATGCTGTATCATTTCATGTGAACAGTAGTCAACATCTGTGGAAGGTCATAGATCATCTTACCTTTGATGAGTAGTCTCCTGGCAACTAGCTTGGCAAAATCAAAGCTGTTGAGTGCCAGGATATTGTACAGGACAATCATCCAGAAGTTAGCAGCATTGAAGATTGCCCTAATCCTCCGAGACATGGCTTCAGACATCACCATCTGTGGGCAGGAGGCCAGAATTGCAATAAAACTTTGATATCCATTACAATACCTCACAATCACATAGGAGGTGCTTGTATCCAGAGTAACTTAGAAAAGTTAGTCAGTATtcacatttataatatttacttATACTGCATTGCTTCTATGTACCTATCTCGGCATCAATGTTTTGTTGGCAGACATGGAGTCAATAAATTTTCAACTGAGTCTAAGGCAACCACACAATAAATTCATGTACTTTGGCATCACTTGTGGATGTCTTACACAGCCTCACCTCCATGGATGCAAATGGCTCCAGCGAAAAGAACTTGGCCAGCCACAGCTCAAAGTTCAAGCCAAAGCAATTGAAGAAAGACCAGATGAACACCACCTCACACGGTCCCAACCACAAAGCGGTGATTCCAAATGTGCTGACGGTTGCCAAAAGCTCATTCCAGATGTTGTCATGGTTTCCACCCAGATAGTCATAAACGTACCTGCATACACATTTTGAGATACCTCCTTTGTATCAATTGTAAATAAGAAGTGTGCTGTAAATGTTGATGCTGATTCATCAAATGCTATGTTTAGCTCTTCTCAGCATATACAGAAAAATCAGTACAGAAACTGCTTAAAATTCATTATGGTGAAAGTACAGTCAACACTCGCATTTATTTTCAGGATGTTGAAATACTATGTTATAAAAACGTGTTTCAAATTACTCACTTGCAGAGCCAGTCATTTATTCCTCTATCAAAATGTCTGCAGCAATAAAAAGAGACAATATTAGACACCCAGGATTTTTGTGTCGGCAAACATCTTTTATTACACCCAACGGCTGGTCTAATGGCTGTGTTGGTGAGACAAATAAGTACCATCATACactctaaaataaatatttcaaagcagaaattattttgaaatgcgATACATCTTCAGACCGTGCCAGTGTCGACCATGGCTGAAGCCCTGTATTCTACGCAACATTAGCATAGTCCAGGGTTTCAGTCGGCCTGGATGATCATGCACCAACGACCTCTGCTGGTCGGTCAGACACCCACAAGCCTGACTGTAaagctgtactgtacataaagtgcctgatttactaagaccgtTTAGCCAAGCAAAATCAATAACATgcccaatgattggtcatggtatttgttttgcacaaaatcattggttgtgttatcaGTTCTGCCCATGGTAAAAGGTTTTGCACGGGCTAAAGATCATGGTAATTTAGGCCCAAAGTGCCCTCCTGAAGCCCGATGTGCAAACTCCGGAGTGATAAGATACGgttgctgacatcacatgcttccaAGGGGAGTACATGCTTGTCAGCGCTTTTCTGAATTGTTTGTGAAGGTTGTGGCATTGAGCACtgataaatataatttgtctatccaaattggggagaaaaagtggaaaagcgttacattataattaaaaaataaaagtaaaatatcatATGCATGCATTTCACACAGACTCAGTATTGAGTGAACATGACTTTGGATATGCattgtaagaaaatgttttgcatgaaGAGATGCAATCTGAGATAACTGATAAGACAGAGATCATATACAAATAACACAATGAATATGGAAATCCAAATACTTTACAATGACTGTGTTGCCCTTTAttctttataaaatgaaaacgaATGTTACTATGCTGAACACGAAAAGATGTTTGCATACTCACGTTTCAGCAAAAACATACAGCAAGGTGATGCATTTCGGAGGCTTAGGGGGATCAAGGTGATCCAGTCTGGACACTGTATTTATGACCCCAAACATTACAGCTGCTTTGATCCAGTCATACACCAAATTGGAGTAGGCCAAACCagctatgaaataaaaaagacagtGAAATAATTTAGATACTACAACTTCAACTTGCTAGATGGACTTTAACTCAATTTAAAGGTgcattacaattaaaatatgaaactgaAAACGGATCATTCCGATGTAACATAGTTACAATTACATAATAGTTATGATTAATGCACTTGATGCACTGGTTTAATGCACTTCAAATTTGACTGAGAGATCATTCACTGACCAAGTGCCCAATCTGAGAGGTGCTTCAACAGCTTGATGTCATTGGGTATGGTGAGGATGTACAGGAAGTGGAAAAGGACGTCCACTATGATAATGGCCACAAGGTGCAACACGGCTTGGGTGGTGATGTTCCACATCTCCCTCTCCTTACGAGTCAAATCAGGACTGTTGACCTGCAAGGGGGCCAGCAGTACAGTGTAAGGTTGTAAGGTACTGtgtacatataaaaatacatatggaCCATGGAATAAAATAATGCTCAAACAATGTGAtataggttttaaaaaaaataattagtcaTGGTGTTACTATGACATAGCTTGAATGATTCACCTGAGTGTGAAATTTATCAAAAGTCATGACAGGTCCAAAGTAGAAGAAGGGGAGATAGAAGTTATACTTAAGGAGCTCCAGAAAGCTGTAATTGCTCTCCTTCTTTTCACAGTTCTCCAGAGCAAAGCTCATGCAGCGCATGATGGAGAATCCACAGCCTCCGTAAAACAGCACCTGCTGCAGCTCAAAGGTTCCTTTCATGAAACCACCctagaaaaaatataaatacaccaTCAAATGAGCTGCAGCGCTTAACTTGAAACATATTGCTCTATCAACCGATGAAGCATACAGACGTTTATTCATGGTCGAATATGTAAAACTTTACATTGCTGTTGGAAAGGAATGACCACACCATCAGTTCAGACTGAACATATCACCGGCCATATCTGCTCCAATGCTCACCTGCCAAGAGATAAAGGGCTCCACCTTAATGGTGGCCAGGCTGGTAAAGCCGGCTACAAAGCAGAGCCACCTGAGCTTGACCAATGAGATGCTGTAGAGCAGGATGCAGTGGGACAGGATGAGGGCCACATAGGTCCAGCCCATGCTACTGAAGATGGCCATCATCCCATATGCCATGTACATTATGGACCTGTGCTGTGGGAAAAGAGCCAGATTATTACTACTACAAATGTGCCAAGAGGATACCACACACCAGTAATTTAGATAGGCCTTTACTGTAGCCTTCATTCATAAAGCCAGTTCACCGTGATGCTAATTATCTGAGAATGCTGTGCACCGctataattaaatcaaattctgcTATTTATTAATGCATGTAACTCTTTCATCActcatttatttctatattcACACATTCTATGATTCTAACTGcttctttcatattttgtgtgttattCTGCATAAGTGTCATTCATTTGTGGAGCACAGCTGAATGATACTTGGTCTGACTGTGGTGCTCTAAAGAATTGATTATATTGCTTATGTAAATGACCTGATTGCAATCTAGTCTGATTTCCTAAGTAGAGTTGGACATTGCtataaaataacaacattggACTTCATTCAGAATCATGGTCAATGAGGATAAGTGGTCATGCTGTTGACAGAAAAGTATGGATgaaatttaattataaaacagGTTGTTTCAGTTGGGGTGAGTGGGAACAGTGAATAAAAGGAAAGTAAGGCAAGTAActacacaaaaacaagaagatAGCACTTCATATTCAGCACTGAAGAATGGAATCCTGACCCAGTGATGAGCGATTGTATTGTACAGTGTTGAGACATCAGTGGAGTCTTGTCTTTAAATATCATTGAAACCCAAGGTTGACACTTGAAAAGAAACATACAAAATGGTTTCCAATGATTGTTATCTTTGCCACCTGAAATTCAATCAAAGCCAATACTGAATATGATACCAGTTAAGGTGTATTCAGTCAGTAATTTGGCAGGTCAAATATGGCAGCTATTTATATTAGTTACGTAGAAACAGATCATTCAAATGCTTTTGCGGTGCACACCAGACCAGACTCAGTGCAAACTTATTCTACAGCATTATTTATAGCTGTGGCAGAATGTGAATCTGTTAACTGAAGCTATGTACCCTCACAGTCCACGGTGGAGACACATTAGCCCAGATATTCtgatgaataatttataaaCCCCTCACACTGGAGGAGCACTAAGCGCACCTGAGGAGCCAACATGGAGCAGATCTTAGCGAAGATCACATGACCCGACAGGGCGAACAATATATGGTTGCGGAACGTGCTGAACCACATGACCCATTCAAAATCAGCAATGTCCtgcaaacaagcaaaaacacaaaacagcagcaTTACATTATCAAAATGAGGTTAAAATGAGGTCACCAAGGATTAATCATTTCTGAGGGGTTTCACTACAACTGTAATTCTGTAGACTCACACATAAAACAtacttatgaaaaaaaaacatcagtgatTCGATATAAGGAATATAAATGAACTTGTTATAACCAATCAGAAACCCTGATTTCCTAGTTGCCAACCTGAATCTGAGGGTATTAGACCTCAAGGTACAAGAATATTAATGGTCACAGCTccttttcacatttatattgtaATTCCGCAAAGACATTATGAAATATACATGGCACAATTATGTCCCCTGTTCAATGTTGGTCAATTTCCTACTCACCATCTTCCTCCCGAAGTAGTGCCATCCTGACTTCACAGTGGCCTTGAAAGCCTTCCTGTTCACATTCACTAAAAAGAGAAGAGGGTATCATTTAAACAGCACAACCAAATCTCCCCATTATATTGCTGTCAGTGTTTCTCCACAATTACTTTAACACAACTGAAGCTTAGAAATTCAAAAATTGGACAATTCAAAACTTCAGAACCCAAGAGTTATGTAAAAGAAATCCATCACCATATGTTAATTTGAGCAGCGTGACTGTTATCTTAGGCAATATATAAAGCCAACAATTTGGATGTAATTTTCCTGCACTCTCACCAAGAGGAAAGGGATGCTGCAGAAAACACCATGTAGATTTTAAACACCAAATTTGGGGGAAAAGTCAAGTACAAGAGAGATGttgtcatgaaaaaaatgtcatttcaaaaaCTCTTTCTCATTAGCTTGGAAAGTTATGACCTGCTTTTTTTATGCTAAAATAACAGCAGGATTAAGTATTTATTCATTACAACACATCTAAGGAACAGCAGACAGTTCAGCAAAGCCATATGATAAAGAAGAGAGCTCATGATATTGGAGCAACTAGCGTCCTTCATATAGTAAAACAAAGTGTGAAAAAGATGATTTATTAATGTTTAGCACATCCAAACAAAATCCTCCCCAGGGATCAGCACTGACTGCCCTTGAAACTATTGTAGATCAGTTGCTTTTATTATGGATGACACCCTGATCACAGGCATACAATATGTGTTTCtatccccctcacccctccccagGTTTATTAATACAGAAACCTGATATCCATTGCATGCTTCACATGTCTGCAGGCATCTCATCTCCAAGCCTCACAGCCAATGCCCTCCTGCCCTTTTCCCTGCACAATGTTAAGTACTCTGGGACAGGCTAACACAATGGTTTAAAACAGCTGCTGAGTAGTAtcaacactgcagtgtgttatgTCTATTTCCACCCACAGGGCAAGACTGAAAAAGACGGCAATTGTaagttttaataaatataacattCATGATGTCACATGTATGATGTCATGATGAATTTTGCTACTGTCACATTTTATGTGAGTTTCCCACAGAAGACTacacggtaaaatgtccagtgttaattcaactcttaacagagaACATTTGATCCCACCCTGGAATGtaggaccaaatg
Encoded proteins:
- the hhatlb gene encoding hedgehog acyltransferase like, b isoform X1 produces the protein MGVKAALPKYELYIYMAVLYMAMIWAGSWVLEVSSVNVNRKAFKATVKSGWHYFGRKMDIADFEWVMWFSTFRNHILFALSGHVIFAKICSMLAPQHRSIMYMAYGMMAIFSSMGWTYVALILSHCILLYSISLVKLRWLCFVAGFTSLATIKVEPFISWQGGFMKGTFELQQVLFYGGCGFSIMRCMSFALENCEKKESNYSFLELLKYNFYLPFFYFGPVMTFDKFHTQVNSPDLTRKEREMWNITTQAVLHLVAIIIVDVLFHFLYILTIPNDIKLLKHLSDWALAGLAYSNLVYDWIKAAVMFGVINTVSRLDHLDPPKPPKCITLLYVFAETHFDRGINDWLCKYVYDYLGGNHDNIWNELLATVSTFGITALWLGPCEVVFIWSFFNCFGLNFELWLAKFFSLEPFASMEMVMSEAMSRRIRAIFNAANFWMIVLYNILALNSFDFAKLVARRLLIKGFPVSTLSVLFVTYCGVQLIKERERRLALLADPDPIPAPAPAPPPTAVSAPVTHTGPTLKEPVAMEEPGKEKAE
- the hhatlb gene encoding hedgehog acyltransferase like, b isoform X2, whose protein sequence is MYMAYGMMAIFSSMGWTYVALILSHCILLYSISLVKLRWLCFVAGFTSLATIKVEPFISWQGGFMKGTFELQQVLFYGGCGFSIMRCMSFALENCEKKESNYSFLELLKYNFYLPFFYFGPVMTFDKFHTQVNSPDLTRKEREMWNITTQAVLHLVAIIIVDVLFHFLYILTIPNDIKLLKHLSDWALAGLAYSNLVYDWIKAAVMFGVINTVSRLDHLDPPKPPKCITLLYVFAETHFDRGINDWLCKYVYDYLGGNHDNIWNELLATVSTFGITALWLGPCEVVFIWSFFNCFGLNFELWLAKFFSLEPFASMEMVMSEAMSRRIRAIFNAANFWMIVLYNILALNSFDFAKLVARRLLIKGFPVSTLSVLFVTYCGVQLIKERERRLALLADPDPIPAPAPAPPPTAVSAPVTHTGPTLKEPVAMEEPGKEKAE